In one window of Escherichia coli DSM 30083 = JCM 1649 = ATCC 11775 DNA:
- a CDS encoding SDR family oxidoreductase, with protein MQTWLNLQDKIIIVTGGASGIGLAIVEELLAQGANVQMVDIHGGDGQYESHKGYQFWPTDISSAKEINHTVAEIIQRFGRIDGLVNNAGVNFPRLLVDEKAPAGQYELNEAAFEKMVNINQKGVFLMSQAVARQMVKQHDGVIVNVSSESGLEGSEGQSCYAATKAALNSFTRSWSKELGKHGIRVVGIAPGILEKTGLRTPEYEEALAWTRNITVEQLREGYTKNAIPIGRAGRLAEVADFVCYLLSERASYITGVTTNIAGGKTRG; from the coding sequence ATGCAAACGTGGTTAAATTTGCAGGATAAAATCATTATTGTCACCGGTGGCGCATCCGGTATTGGTCTGGCGATTGTAGAGGAATTATTAGCACAAGGCGCGAATGTACAGATGGTCGATATTCACGGTGGCGATGGTCAATATGAAAGCCATAAAGGTTATCAGTTCTGGCCGACCGATATTTCCAGCGCCAAAGAGATAAATCATACGGTAGCAGAAATTATCCAGCGTTTTGGTCGCATCGACGGTCTGGTTAACAACGCCGGGGTCAATTTCCCGCGTCTGCTGGTCGATGAGAAAGCGCCTGCCGGGCAGTATGAACTCAACGAAGCTGCATTCGAAAAAATGGTCAATATCAATCAGAAAGGCGTTTTTCTGATGTCGCAGGCGGTGGCGCGACAGATGGTCAAACAACATGATGGCGTGATTGTGAATGTTTCCTCAGAAAGTGGGCTGGAAGGCTCAGAAGGCCAAAGCTGTTACGCCGCGACCAAAGCCGCGCTCAATAGCTTCACGCGCTCCTGGTCGAAAGAGCTGGGCAAGCACGGTATCCGTGTGGTCGGTATCGCGCCGGGGATTCTGGAAAAAACAGGACTGCGCACGCCGGAATATGAAGAAGCGCTGGCGTGGACGCGCAATATCACCGTCGAGCAGCTGCGTGAAGGCTATACCAAAAACGCCATTCCTATTGGGCGCGCCGGAAGATTAGCAGAAGTGGCTGATTTTGTTTGTTATCTGCTGTCTGAACGCGCCAGCTATATCACCGGAGTAACCACTAACATTGCAGGCGGCAAAACGCGCGGCTAA
- a CDS encoding mannose/fructose/sorbose PTS transporter subunit IIA translates to MVNAIFCAHGKLACAMLESVQMVYGDARVEAVEFVPGENAGDIVAKLEKLVSIHNHDEWLIAVDLQCGSPWNAAAMLAMRNPRLRVISGLSLPLALELVDNQDSMNVDELCEHLTQIAKQTCVVWRQVATAEEDF, encoded by the coding sequence ATGGTCAATGCCATTTTTTGCGCCCACGGCAAATTAGCCTGCGCCATGCTGGAATCGGTTCAGATGGTGTACGGCGATGCCAGGGTCGAGGCAGTTGAATTTGTGCCCGGCGAGAACGCCGGAGACATTGTGGCAAAGCTGGAGAAGTTAGTGAGCATTCACAATCATGACGAGTGGCTAATCGCCGTGGATTTACAGTGCGGCAGCCCGTGGAATGCGGCAGCGATGCTTGCGATGCGCAATCCTCGTCTGCGGGTAATCAGCGGCCTTTCTCTGCCGCTGGCGCTCGAACTGGTTGATAACCAGGACAGCATGAATGTTGATGAACTGTGTGAACACCTGACGCAAATCGCAAAGCAAACCTGCGTCGTCTGGAGACAGGTAGCAACAGCAGAGGAGGATTTCTGA